From Rutidosis leptorrhynchoides isolate AG116_Rl617_1_P2 chromosome 3, CSIRO_AGI_Rlap_v1, whole genome shotgun sequence, a single genomic window includes:
- the LOC139895829 gene encoding uncharacterized protein: protein MATFQEPHLDLESGGGDRLHTHRQSTTTSGSSRSSDASEVSTIATTEIVGVDDVDKRRESTVSEFSVVDQESGGGGGGRVHGGDGDEGSNNLHLSKIERDCRICHLSLDLTNTSDDNNQDFEDGNGIPMELGCSCKDDLAAAHKHCAEAWFKIKGNKTCEICGSIAQNVAGANEAELMEQWNESNDAMSAAPVPGGTTTTTSDTHNFWQGHRFLNFLLACMVFAFVISWLFHFNVPS, encoded by the exons ATGGCAACTTTTCAAGAACCCCATCTCGATTTGGAATCCGGCGGTGGCGATAGACTTCATACCCACCGTCAATCAACTACCACTAGCGGCAGTTCACGGTCATCTGATGCCAGTGAAGTTAGTACTATAGCTACCACCGAGATTGTAGGGGTTGATGACGTGGACAAAAGAAGGGAATCCACCGTGTCAGAGTTTTCAGTGGTGGATCAGGaaagtggtggtggcggtggtggtAGGGTCCATGGCGGTGATGGTGATGAGGGTAGTAATAACCTACATTTGTCTAAAATTGAAAGGGATTGTAGAATTTGTCATTTGAGTCTTGATTTAACTAATACTAGTGATGATAATAATCAAGATTTTGAGGATGGAAATGGGATTCCTATGGAGTTAGGTTGTTCTTGTAAAGATGATTTAGCTGCTGCTCATAAACATTGTGCTGAAGCTTGGTTCAAGATCAAGGGAAATAA AACATGTGAGATTTGTGGATCGATTGCGCAGAATGTTGCTGGTGCAAACGAGGCTGAACTAATGGAACAGTGGAACGAATCTAATGATGCCATGTCAGCAGCTCCCGTACCTGGTGGGACCACGACCACCACATCAGATACACATAACTTCTGGCAAGGTCATCGGTTTCTTAACTTTTTGCTAGCTTGTATGGTATTTGCCTTTGTCATCTCATGGCTGTTTCATTTCAACGTGCCTTCATGA